Genomic window (Spiroplasma sabaudiense Ar-1343):
CATTTTTAAGGTGATTTTCCACTCTTTTTTGTAATAACTTGCAATCATCTTAAAAAACATGCCATTTTTTGGAGCATTTGACGTAGTGTTTGTTTTAGTTTTTTTCACGTTATTTCCTACCTTCTATTTTTATTATTCATTAGAATAACTATTGAACGATTACTAAACTCTTTAAAGTTTAAACTATAATTTAAAATTTTGCTATCTTTTTTTACTTTTTACTGATTTATCTGATTTTTTTTGCTTTTTGATAATACTTTTTGAAGTTACTTTTTTTAATTTAACTGGTTTTAGTTTTTTAATTTTATCGGCTTTAATTTTAGTTACAACTTCAATATTATTTTTTGCAAACTCACTTTCTCAGTCTTCAACAACTGCTCTATCAAAATCATCTAGGATAGGTGAATCCTGTGTTGTTAAATTTGAAAGTGGTTCTTCAATTTGGTTTTCTAAAATATCATCTAAAAAAAATTTTTTAGAAATTAGGGTTTCTAAAATAGTCATGTCGTCAACAACTTGAGTTTGGTCGTGAGCTTCTTGGTTATTTTTGAGTTCATTGCATTTGCAATGAATTGGTTGAAAATTAGTATAATGGAAGCGACCGCCATTTTCTGGCAAAGCAATAAAGCCAACTTGTCAACCATCGTTTTCTATTGTGGCATTAATTTGGTGATAGTCCATTAACTGCTTACACCAAGGACACGGTAAAAATTTTTTATAAATTGGTCCGGAGATACCAATTTTAGTGGCATAATTAGTTCACAATTTTTTAATTTCTATTTTTTTGAATTCCATAAATTTATCACATCTGTCTAATTTTACAATAATTTTATTAGAAGTACTAATAAAAAAATCTTTTACAATAAGTAAAAGATTTTTGTTTTGAACTGGCACTGTGCTATTTTGCACTTTCGTACTATCGTCGCCGCAGTAGAGCTTAACTTCTGTGTTCGGCATGGGAACAGGTGTGACCTCTACGCTATGAGCACCAGATCGGTTTTTTTGAAACAATAATATCCTTTAATCGAAATTGAAGGTGATTATTCTTTCAAAACTGAACATTAGATTTAACATAAATTTGCAACTTTTTAGATTTTTCTTGATTCTAAAAAGACTCTCGATCTATTAGTACTGGTAAGCTAAACACGTCACCGTGCGTACACACCCAGCCTATCAACCATGTGGTCTACATGGGATCTTACTTGCTAAACAATGGGAAAACTCATCTTGAAGGAGGCTTCTCGCTTAGATGCCTTCAGCGATTATCCGTTCCGCATATAGCTACCCTGCTATGCTCTTGGCAGAACAACAGGTGCACCAGGGATGCGTCCAACCCGGTCCTCTCGTACTAGGGTCAGCTCTTCTCAATTTTCCTACGCCCACAACAGATAGGGACCAAACTGTCTCACGACGTTCTGAACCCAGCTCGCGTACCGCTTTAATGGGCGAACAGCCCAACCCTTGGAACCGACTTCAGCTCCAGGATGCGATGAGCCGACATCGAGGTGCCAAACCTCCCCGTCGATGTGAACTCTTGGGGGAGATCAGCCTGTTATCCCCGGGGTAACTTTTATCCGTTGAGCGACGGCCCTTCCACACGGGACCGCCGGATCACTAAGTCCTGCTTTCGCATCTGTTCGACTTGTAAGTCTCGCAGTTAAGCATTCTTCTACCTTTGCGCTCTATGTATGATTTCCAACCATACTGAGAATACCTTTGAGCGCCTCCGTTACATTTTAGGAGGCGACCGCCCCAGTCAAACTACCCACCAGACACTGTCCCTGATCCGGATAACGGACCGAGGTTAGAACCTCAATGTAACAAGGGTGGTATTCCAAGGATGACTCCACAACCACTAGCGTGATTGCTTCATAGTCTCCCACCTATCCTCTACATGTTACACCAAGATTCAATATCAAGTTATAGTAAAGCTCCACGGGGTCTTTCCGTCTAGTTGCGGGTAACCAGCATCTTCACTGGTACTAAAATTTCACCGAGTCTGTAGCCGAGACAGCGAAGGGATCATTACGCCTTTCGTGCGGGTCAGAACTTACCTGACAAGGAATTTCGCTACCTTAGGACCGTTATAGTTACGGCCGCCGTTCACCGGGGCTTCAATTCATGGCTTCGTCGAAACTAACCACTCCTCTTAACCTTCCGGCACTGGGCAGGCGTCACCCCCTATACTTCGTCTTACGACTTTGCAGAGAGCTGTGTTTTTGCTAAACAGTTGCCCCTTCCTCTTCACTGCGGCTCACATAAAGTGAGCACCCCTTCTCGCGAACTTACGGGGTGATTTTGCAGAGTTCCTTAGCTACAGTTTTCTCGCTTGCCTTAGGATTCTCTCCTTGACCACGTGTGTTCGTTCTAGGTACAGGTACCATGTAGATTAGCGCTAGAAGCTTTTCTTGGAAGCATGGAGTCATGGACTTCGCTACTAGCCGAAGCGTTCACTCCCCATCACACTTCAGAGTTAAAGTACGCGGATTTGCCTACGTACACCCCTTTGTGCTTAGACCAGCATATCCAACAGCTGGCTTCCACTATCCTTCTCCGTCACTCCATCACTCTACATAGTAGTACAGGAATATCAACCTGTTGTCCATCGACTACGCCTTTCGGCCTCGCCTTAGGTCCTGACTAACCCTGGGTGGACGAACCTTGCCCAGGAAACCTTGGTCAAACGGCATGGGGGATTCTCACCCCCAAACGTTACTCATGCCGGCATAATCACTTCTAAGCGCTCCACCAGTCCTCACGGTCTGACTTCATCGCCCTTAGAACGCTCCCCTACCACTGACGCTTACGCGCCAATCCATAGTTTCGGTAGTATACTTAAGCCCCGGTACATTTTCGGCGCAGAATCACTCGACTAGTGAGCTGTTACGCACTCTTTAAATGATGGCTGCTTCTGAGCCAACATCCTAGCTGTCTGTGCAATTCCACATCCTTACACACTTAGTATACATTTTGGGACCTTAACTGATGATCTGGGCTGTTTCCCTCACGTGCATGGACCTTATCACCCATGTACTGACTGCCGAGTATGAAACAATGGCATTCGGAGTTTAATTGCATTCAGTACCCCTAGGTGGGGCCATCATACATTCAGTGCTCTACCTCCATTGTCCTAAACCTCGACGCTAGCCTTAAAGCTATATCGGGGAGAACTAGCTATCTCCGGGTTCGATTGGAATTTCACCGCTAGCCACAAGTCATCCACGGTCTTTTCAACGAACGTTGGTTCGGTCCTCCATTTGGTTTTACCCAAACTTCAACCTGCTCATGGCTAGATCACCCGGTTTCGTGTCTACGACATCGTACTAAACGCCCTATTAAGGCTCGCTTTCACTACGGCTCCACGGATTCCGCTTAACCTTGCACGATATCGTAACTCGCCGGCTCTTTCTACAAAAAGCACGCCATCACCCATTAACGGGCTCTGACTTCTTGTAAGCATATGGTTTCAGGAACTATTTCACTCCCCTCTCGGGGTACTTTTCACCTTTCCCTCACGGTACTGGTTCACTATCGGTAAAATGGTAGTATTTAGGCTTACCCAGTGGTCTGGGTAGATTCCGACAGGGTTTCACGTGCCCCGCCGTACTCAGGATACCTCTTCGAGATTAATGTATTTCGCATACGGGACTATCACCCTCTGCGGTGCTGCTTCCCAACAGCTTCTGCTATACATTAATTTTGTAACTCTAACTAAGGTCCTACAACCCCGGTCCGTAGACCGGTTTGGCCTGTTCCGCTTTCGCTCGCCGCTACTGACGGAATCTCATTCGATTTCTTTTCCTCTTGGTACTAAGATGTTTCAGTTCCCAAGGTTCCCTTCTCATGACCTATGAATTCAGTCATGGATAATACGAGATGAATCGTATTGGGTTTCCCCATTCGGATATCACCGGATCAAAGCTCACTTCCAGCTCCCCGATGCTTTTCGCAGGTAGTCACGTCCTTCTTCGGCTCCATTTTCCAAGGCATTCACCATATGCCCTTACTATACTTTTTAGAGAAAAACCTATTGCAAATTTATGATTTCAATTTTAGTTTTTTTAATAACAATTGATGTCTAATTTTTTATTTATATAAAACAAATAAGAAAATTGTATTTTTTCATCTAATATTCAGTTTTCAAAGAACAATTCTTTTTTCAAAGATTATCAATAATTTGTTGCCAAATTATTCAAATAATCTCTGAAAACTAAATAGAACATAAAAGATAGTCGAAGCTGTTAATACACTTAGTCACTTTCAGCTTCATTACTTAAAATCTCTCCATAGAAAGGAGGTGATCCATCCGCACGTTCCCGTACGGATACCTTGTTACGACTTCACCCTAATCGCTAATCCTACCTTGGTAGGCTCCCTCCTTACGGTTAGGACACCTGCTTCTGGTATTACCAACTCTCATGGTGTGACGGGCGGTGTGTACAAGACCCGAGAACGTATTCACCGCGGCGTTGCTGATCCGCGATTACTAGTGATTCCGGCTTCATGAAGTCGAGTTGCAGACTTCAATCCGAACTGAGATCGGCTTTTTGAGATTAGCTCCCCCTCGCGAGATTGCGACTCTTTGTACCGACCATTGTAGCACGTGTGTAGCCCAGGACATAAGGGGCATGATGATTTGACGTCATCCCCACCTTCCTCTAGCTTACACTAGCAGTCTCATTAGAGTCCTCAACTGAATGTTAGTAACTAATAATAGGGGTTGCGTTCGTTGCGGGACTTAACCCAACACCTCACGGCACGAACTGACGACAACCATGCACCACCTGTCTCAATGTTAACCTCCACTACATCTCTGTAGTTTTGCACTGGATGTCAAGCCCTGGTAAGGTTCTTCGCGTTGCTTCGAATTAAACCACATGCTCCACCACTTGTGCGGGTCCCCGTCAATTCCTTTGAGTTTCACTCTTGCGAGCATACTACTCAGGCGGAGTACTTAATGCGTTAGCTGCAGCACCGACATAATGCCGACACTTAGTACTCAACGTTTACGGCGTGGACTACTAGGGTATCTAATCCTATTTGCTCCCCACGCTTTCGTGCCTCAGCGTCAATAACAGGCCAGTAGATCGCCTACGCCACTGGTGTTCCTCCAAATATCTACGCATTTCACCGCTACACTTGGAATTCCATCTACCTCTCCTGTATTCTAGCAAAGCAGTTTTCAAGGCGAACCGGAGTTGAGCTCCGGGCTTTAACCTCAAACTTACAAAGCCGCCTACGCACCCTATACGCCCAATAAATCCGGATAACGCTTGCCACCTATGTATTACCGCGGCTGCTGGCACATAGTTAGCCGTGGCTTTCTGGTAGGGTACCGTCAGACTAAGAGCATTTCCTCTCCTAGCTATTCTTCCCCTACAACAGAGCTTTACGATCCGAAAACCTTCATCACTCACGCGGCATTGCTTCATCAGACTTTCGTCCATTGTGAAAAATTCCCTACTGCTGCCTCCCGTAGGAGTCTGGGCCGTATCTCAGTCCCAATGTGGCCGATCAACCTCTCAGTTCGGCTACGTATCATCGTCTAGGTGAGCCATTACCTCACCTACTAACTAATACGCCGCATCCTCATCTTTTAGCGGTCCAAACGGACCTTTCAACACCTTCTGATGCCATAGTGGTGTATTATGCGGTATTAGCAGTCGTTTCCAACTGTTATCCCCCTCTAAAAGGTAGATTAGACACGTGTTACTCACCCGTTCGCCACTGGGTGCAAGCACCCCGTTCGACTTGCATGTATTAGGCATGCCGCCAGCGTTCATCCTGAGCCAGGATCAAACTCTCATTTAAAAAAAACGTGACTATATTTGATTCTGACTATCCTTTATTTTATTAAACTCAAACAAATTGATACAAGTTAAATTGTACAATTAATGATTGTTGTAAATTGTTCTATTTAGTTTTCAAAGATCATTTGGCTATTTAGCGCCACAAATGAATATATAATATTCTGAAAAGAAATACAACCTTTTTTTCAAAAAAAATTATTTTTTTTGATTTTTTTATAAATAATTAGGAATTTGTATAATTATAAATAATAAAAGACAACCCAGCCAAAAGAGTTGTCATTATAGTTTATTTAACTTTTAAAAATAATGAATTTAAAATTACCGAAATTGAAGATAACACCATCGCAAGAGCCCCTAATTCTGGAAAAATTAATCCAAATGCTGCTAATGGAATGGCTAAAATATTATACAAAAAAGCCCAAAACAAGTTACCTTTAATTTTTTTAAAAGTTTTAGTGGCTATTTGAAAAGCTTTTTCAACAAGAGCAATATTTTCATCTAATAGTAAAATATCACTTGATTCAATCGCAATATCCGTTCCTGATGTAAACGAAATTCCAACATCAGCTTGAGTTAAAGCAACTGCATCATTGACTCCATCCCCGATCATTGCCACCAATCCAGTTTGGTTTTGGAGCTGTTTAATATAATCTGGTTTTTCAAAAATTTTGACTTCGCTTATTATTTTCTCAAATCCTAAATTTTGACCAATAATTGCCGCTGTTTGAGCATTGTCCCCTGTTAGCATTACTGGGTTTAAATTTAGTAATTTCAATTTAGTAATTGTTGCCTGGGCATTTTTTTTAACATTATCCCCAACCCCAATTATGGCAACAACATCATTGGCAATGCTTAAATAAACAATTGAAAGACCTTGTTGAACAAAATTATCGTAATCTTTTTTAAAAGCTCTAGTATCTGCAGCGGTTGTTTCCATCAAACTTTTGCTCCCAATCATGATTGCTTTTCCATCAACTTCACCCTTAACTCCAAAGCTGGGAATTGACTCAAAATTTGTGATTCTTAAATTTGAGGCAAAATTTTTGGTCATTAATGATTTAACAATTCCTTGGGCAACAGGGTGTTCTGCTTGGCTCTCAAAACTTCATAGCACTTCTTCTAAAAATTCTTGGGAGTATTTAGAGGTTTGATAAACCTGGGCAACAATTTTCATGTCCCCTTGGGTTAAGGTTCCGGTTTTGTCAAAAACCATTGTTTTAATTTTAGCTAATTTTTCTAAACTAGTTGAATTTTTGTAAATGATTCCTAAGCGAGCAGCCCGGCTGGTCCCCACCAAAATTGCTGTTGGGGTCGCCAAACCCAAGGCACAAGGACAAGAGATTACCAAAACCGTAATGGCATTGACTAAACTGATTTCATTTCAACCTTGGTAGTAAATTGTTCAACCAACAAAAGTCAAAAAAGCAATCGCAAAAATAATCGGAATAAATCAGCTAGAAATTTTATCAACGAGTTGTTGAATATTAGCTTTTTGGTTTTGAGCCAACTTAACAGTTTGAATCACTTGTGCCAAAGTTGACTGGTTCACTAGTTTTTGCACTTCAACTTGAAAATAACCACTATGATTAATTGTTCCTGCACTAACTAAGTCACCAACTAGCTTTTTAACTAGTTGACTTTCTCCAGTAAGCATACTTTCGTTGACATAACCTTGACCCTGAACAACGGTTCCATCAAATGGAACACTTGTTCCAGCTTTAACAATAATAATTTCTTGAATTTGAATCTCATAAATATTTTTAATAATTTCTTTATTATCTTCTCAAACGATGGCAGTTTGAGGAATTAGCTCGGATAAATATTTCAAAGATTTTTGGGTGCGATTTTTAGCACCCCCCTCCAATAATTTACCAAGCAGAACCAGGGTAACAATGGTGGCACTTAATTCAAAATATAGCGGCTTGCCAGTCATTGTTGAAATTCAATGATTTAATGTTGCATTATAAATACTTAGACCAAATGCTAAGAGTGAACCAATGACAACCAAAAATGCCATATTCGCTTGCAAGGTTTTAACCCCATAATAGAATTCCTTATAAAACTTGGCTCCCAAAATAAACTGCACAACTGAGGTGATGCTTAATTGAAATCACGGATTGTGCAAAAATAAGCTAAAGCCGTTGTGAACCTGAGCAACACTCAAAATCATTGCCAATCACATTGGCAAAGTTAGCAAAGCTGCCATTACAACGTTAATAATTGGAATTCATTGCCATTTAGTTTGAGAATCAAACAAATCGGTTGCCTTCAAAGCTTTAGCTTTGTAACCAGTTTTTTTGACAGTTTTAATTATTTCTTCATCTTTAATTTCTTGATTACTTGTGATGTTCATTAAATTCAATGACAAATTAACCTCAACGCTATTTACTCCCTTGACTTTAGCAACTGCGGTTTTAATGCTTGTTGCACAACTAGCACAAGTCATCCCGTTAATTTGATAATCTTTACTCTTCAAAAATTTCATCTCCAATACAATAACCTAATTCTTCAATTGAATTCAGAGCACTCTGGGCGGCGACTTCGTTTTTGTAATCAAACTTTAAAATCGGAGGTTGTAATTTTAGAGTAATATTTTTAATATCTTTTTGAGCCTTTAACATTTTTGTGATTTTTAAAACACAATGGTTGCAGCTCATATTAGTAATTTTAACTTTTTTTGAATTCATTTTAACATCCTTACTTTGAAATGCGATCTATCAAATCACTTATTTCCTTTAATGTATCTTGCTTATCTGATTGGTCATTAATAACACAACCTTGAATATGTTCGTTTACTAACTTTTTACTAACTGATAGCAGTGAGCCTCGAATTGCACTAATTTGGTTGATGATATCAACACAATACTGATCGCTTGTTATTTGGTTGATTACCCCATCGATTTGGCCGCGAATTCGGTTTAAATGTTGTTGATAAGTTTTTTTAGTTTCCTCGCTTCGAACTGTTGACTTCATTGTACCTCCTTATACCCATAGGGGTATATGTATATAATAACACAAAAAAAATAAATCAATTGATTTATTTTTTTTAAAAATTTAGTTATTTTGAAATTGCGATTTCTGATTTTTTCTACTTAGTAATGGGATTAATTATTTTGTAAGCTAGTAATGTTAGTGTTCTAAAATTTTCTAGCTCAAAACCAATTTTACTAATTAATTTATTTTTAAAAGTGACCTTAAGTTGTTCCTTTAAAATGTAA
Coding sequences:
- a CDS encoding heavy metal translocating P-type ATPase, with the protein product MKSKDYQINGMTCASCATSIKTAVAKVKGVNSVEVNLSLNLMNITSNQEIKDEEIIKTVKKTGYKAKALKATDLFDSQTKWQWIPIINVVMAALLTLPMWLAMILSVAQVHNGFSLFLHNPWFQLSITSVVQFILGAKFYKEFYYGVKTLQANMAFLVVIGSLLAFGLSIYNATLNHWISTMTGKPLYFELSATIVTLVLLGKLLEGGAKNRTQKSLKYLSELIPQTAIVWEDNKEIIKNIYEIQIQEIIIVKAGTSVPFDGTVVQGQGYVNESMLTGESQLVKKLVGDLVSAGTINHSGYFQVEVQKLVNQSTLAQVIQTVKLAQNQKANIQQLVDKISSWFIPIIFAIAFLTFVGWTIYYQGWNEISLVNAITVLVISCPCALGLATPTAILVGTSRAARLGIIYKNSTSLEKLAKIKTMVFDKTGTLTQGDMKIVAQVYQTSKYSQEFLEEVLWSFESQAEHPVAQGIVKSLMTKNFASNLRITNFESIPSFGVKGEVDGKAIMIGSKSLMETTAADTRAFKKDYDNFVQQGLSIVYLSIANDVVAIIGVGDNVKKNAQATITKLKLLNLNPVMLTGDNAQTAAIIGQNLGFEKIISEVKIFEKPDYIKQLQNQTGLVAMIGDGVNDAVALTQADVGISFTSGTDIAIESSDILLLDENIALVEKAFQIATKTFKKIKGNLFWAFLYNILAIPLAAFGLIFPELGALAMVLSSISVILNSLFLKVK
- a CDS encoding heavy-metal-associated domain-containing protein, yielding MNSKKVKITNMSCNHCVLKITKMLKAQKDIKNITLKLQPPILKFDYKNEVAAQSALNSIEELGYCIGDEIFEE
- a CDS encoding metal-sensitive transcriptional regulator, with the protein product MKSTVRSEETKKTYQQHLNRIRGQIDGVINQITSDQYCVDIINQISAIRGSLLSVSKKLVNEHIQGCVINDQSDKQDTLKEISDLIDRISK